In Platichthys flesus chromosome 6, fPlaFle2.1, whole genome shotgun sequence, the genomic stretch CCTATAATGAGAATATAGGTTGAATACAAGTTGTCCATCCATCAACATAGCATGAGTTATAGCAGGAACAGATTCATCAgcatttttctcctctgcatTTTTAGTATATCAACTAACTAAGGGGACCTGGTTTTTGATGATCCATCAGAGAATCAGGTCCACCCTGATTAGAATGAGAAATATGGAGTACGGGCCAAAGTTTCAATTGTAGTCATGCACACTTGGCAGTGGGCAGACAGAAGGCCATGGTCGTGGGAGGCACCAGGATGTCAGTGAAGATGGGCCGATATCCTGCCGGCAAAGGGGGGGCGCTCTGCTCCAGCAAGTCCAATACAGCCCATCTGATGTCCCTGGACACATCCCCGCGGATGTCCAGCAGTACAGACACATGTTCTTCACTTAGAGAACAGAAAAGTATCAGTTAATTCAGTAACAAGGATCTGGTTTGACGTGATAAAAATGTGACTTCTACCAATGCACACAAAGAGCAGGACAGGGGAGAGCAGTGAGGTCAGGTTACCTGATGTCAGGATATTTGGCTGCGAGTCCTGACACTTCCAGAGTGAGCATGGCGGTGTCTTTGAGTCGGATGAAGTCAGCAAGGACGGGTAGTAAGGCTAAAGGGTTCACATCAGGTGCTGACCCATCGCCCTCCTACAGAGGCACACAGTTACTGTACATACCTGAGTTTGACCGATTAGGATATTGTTGCCATTGGTTACTGTGTACTTACAAACCAGTACTTCAGTCAATATAACTCTACAGTGAAACCTTGCCACTATACCATTATTAACCCAGATTAATACGTTTTCCTGTCACGTCAATCACACATGAAAGATGAAAATCGTACACaatcagacacaaacaccacaatACTGCTAGGGCTGGTTTGTGGATAATGAGAAATCTCCCTGAACTCTAGTGAACATCAGGTGAGCGTGACCTCTTCTGATGTCAGGACCGCTCACCAGGCTGTGGAGGATTTCTCTGAACAGCTGGTCATCCTGAACCATCTGCTGAGCAAGTTGCCTCCGCTCGTCTGAGTTGCGACACACCAGCCTCTTCTGCATCAGAGCCCTGACGTACTCCACCACCATCAGCCACTgggcctcctcctgcagacgcTGTAAGACATTAACATATCATTCAGCAGCGCACGTGGACTGAACACTTTTTCAACAGCAACGAGAATGAATCGTCCCAATGCAAATACAGAATATTATAGTTTCAAAGGAGGGGATGTTCCTCACAACTCTCCAGTATGTGCACTGTTAGAGATAAACCTTTTTATGATGTGCAGGTTTTTTAACATAACTTTAAGGTTTTATTGACACAATATCATCCTCTGATATGAAGAAAGAGCAGTTTGACTGAGCACAAACAGTACGTATTGCTGTAACACTGAGATATGAGTCAACATAAGTATTATCTACATTTTAGGAAGACATCTAAGTCCctttaataatttgtatttttttaaataaaatcttaTAAATACTGatgtaaaatgtcattaataatTACAGCCTAAAAAAATTGAGCGGATATAATGGAGAATTGAAGGAGTGGTCTGCAGGAGAATCCtctctgctttattttgttattactTTATAACTCTCACAGTCGTTCTGCTTCACTCACTgggttttttaaacattaatttctTTCCTCCAGCTTTACCCCAAAGAAGTGCAGTACAGCTAAACTACAATATCTCACTGCGGGtggaaacagagcagagcagtgacCTGTCGGCAGGGCGGCCGAACGCGGCCGTACAGCTCCAGGTGATGTTCCAGGACATGGCAGAGTTTGGGGGTGGGGTCTCCCTGGACCAGCCAGGGTCGGGTCAGCAAGCCTGGAAGGAGAGGCTGGAGGTCCAAAAGGAGCTGATCAATCACCAGGCGACATGCTCGTCTCACCGACCGGTCCAGAGCTGCCAGCGGGTTGGGAGGGGTCCGAGAAAACTGACCCGCTGAGCGtgatgactgctgctgctgcaggctcTCTGTGGACCTTCTGCGTCATACACAAGAGCACACAGAATGTATTTATAAACAAGCTGAGATTtgattctgttttttctcttggTTATTCCTGAAAtgatttttccttttattgTGGGAGAAACGCTgtagatgaaaacacaaacaaatatttttctcCTTAAGTACAGGGAAAGTCTCCAAGCTGCACACAGTGAATGAAGAGTGAAGACACGGTCTCTTTAGCAGGATATGTGATGCTGACTGAATGATATTAACCCACACTAGGTCCCTGGAGCATTGAATCTATACTGTGCCATAATCTTACTTGAGAATGATGCAGTTGCTGATAGAAGCCAGCAAGTAGTGGAGGTAGAACTTGTTTTTGTCGTTGCTCTGAGCCCTTCGATGTTCTTTCCCGAATTCCACCAGAGCTTCCCGAAACCTGGAAGTGAAGCAATGTGAAGATAAGAGCTGGTgaactgcagcagagcagctgagtATAAAACAGGAGGCAGGTATGTataatcacacatacacacacacaaacacacacattacattacatgacatgtcatttggctcacgcttttgtccaaagcgacttacaattagtacactcaacatttatgaggggccatttaggggttcagtatcttgccaaggacacttcagcatgcatgGGGacgagtgggatttgaaccggcaaccttctggTAAGAGAACCACCACtttaccccctaggccacactgccacacacacacacactgccacacacacacacacacactcacacacagacaaacacatacacacattcacacacacctgttCAAAAGATTCTCCATCTCATACAGTCCCATCTGTATTGTCTGATCTCGAAGGGATTCTCCGATCATGAGAGCCACCCGGGCGTTCTCCTCCAGCATCTATCACAGTCCCACAAACAGAACAAGGTCACAGAAAGTGTAAAGGGCATTGTGGTGCTGAAAAGTgctaaaaaaattgttttatttaatttaaagatgCAATAAGCACAGTGTCATAACTAAGTGTGCCTCCAGGCAGTGGACAGGGATGAAAATAATTTGCAGCAGTATCTCTCATCATGACCACCTGTCTGGACAGTTGACTGCTTCGGTGTGTCGAGTTGTATTGAAGGTCGTTTGAATGGCACTTAAAGTGGATGTTGGTGCCGCAGTTCTTATTGCaggctctctgtgtgtatgttcagGATgtggttgttgtattttttgtcTTGTGCTGTATATTGTATACCTGTGTGATGATGGTAGGCAGGCTGGTTTGGTAGAAACCTTCATGGTCTGTATCTGGCTCCTGGTCTCTCTGCCAGTCTTGCAGCTCCACCTGTAGAGCTTTGTGCATCCACTCTGACACACTCTTCTACAACAGCATCAAACATGGACACAAACAGTGACAGACACCACCAGGTTTCTGATTAGAGTAGTTTCACTGAGTCCTGACTTTTCCAGAgtcaaaaaacaatattttagcAGGTAGTCGATACATCTCCCTTTCCCAAAAGACAGATTATTGGTGAACAAACAAGGTAAAGTGTTTGTGAATATGACCAATGATGAGGGTTGAACACGAAATGTCTTATGAAAGTCATGAACATTAGTTAAATCAGGAAGACATCCTCTATATTCCATTTATTCACAAATCTCTCTCACGCTCTCCTCTTCCTATCAGATTACTTGGATTGTTGCTTTCATCCAATCATAGTTGGTGTCAAATTTTCAATCTGGTCTCCTCTCTCTTACTGTCAGCTGTCATTTCAGGGATTTGCTGTTACCCTCCTCCTACCCAGTCAGCTCCAATCTCGATATCCAGTGCCCTGGTCAAACCCAGCTCGGTCCTCATCTCATCTCGGCAGATGACCTCTCATTTATATCACATTACTTTCATATCTTATTGTGCATTGCATGACATTTTTTATGACACTGTGGTATTACAGGCTCTCACCAGGACACAGGTGActgatgtgaaataaaaagtttgcGGTCAACTCACCCGAACACTGTGCACATATTTGCCCTGCAGCCGCTCCAGGCCCTCGATGGAGATGAGAGGTCCCAGCtcttctttctccatctcagTCACCAGCTCTGGATGACCCATCATGTCTGGGCtgccaaaacaagactgtcacACTCAGAGCTGTTGATTGTTAAAAATACCTATACcgtataaaacatttatttgtccaTTTATGTTAACAGCATTTGGGTCCTCTGCTAAAACCTGTGACAGTTGCCTACGTGCACTTGTACAACTGGTGAAGCTACCTGGACCTGGATGAAACACAGTGGATATGTTAATATATGTAAGTTATATAATTACAAGTAATTGTTTAGCCAAGTTACCAACCATTGAACTTGGACAGAACGAGCTGAGACTCTATGGGACTTGTAACACTGTTATAGGCTACATATGTCTTTAACCTTCGAGCAGTGCAAGAGAGTGATGCTTTATTCGTTACTGTTTTAAAGGCTTGAAGTGGCATATGTAAAGCAATGACATGTAAAGATTAGATCAATTTATGCCACAGAaatcttttcctcttttaatgTCTTTAACCTTGAAATAGTAAGAAAGGAGTTTGACAAcagatgtgttttatgtatttgtcaTCAATCATGCTTCTTTAGATGCTTGTCAGTGACATCAACAATAATGTGCACAAAGAACGACACAAAGAAAGTaagaccaaaataaaaatgccTCACCTGTTATAGATGTGTAGCACCCAGTTAAGCACGGCAAAGATTTCACCACTCTCCAGGTCCCAGCTGCTAACCTAAGCCACAAATATCACTTACATGTGTGTAGTGAGATcttttcaaatgaatacaaatcaaaAATAGAATTAGCTTAGTGAAAGAAGTAGCTCTAACAGTCTCTGTAATTGTTCGATGGAGATGTGGAGTCAACTTATTAATGAGTGACACAGGGCAGCATTGGTCTCCTTCTGTCCCATCACTCACCTGGGCCAGGTGAGCATGTAAACAGCGATGGCTGGCCCTCAGGTATGCTCCTGTGAGACGGTAGTGGGGTGGCACACAGTGCTCCAGCAGGTGGCGTACAGTGGCAAGGTCAGCCATGGTAGCGTGCTGGAGAGCAGCGAGGTGTCCTGCCAGACCTGGGCCACGCGTGTGCAGGTAGGACACGCTACGGAACCGCGCAGATACCGCCTCCTCTAGTACCTGAGAGGTGGGGGAATCGAGAGAGAACACAGTCAGTATTTTGAATCTAAAGGTGAAGGGTTATGTATCAGATGGCTCTGACCTGGAAGAGGCATGCTCTCCAGCAGCGAGGTCGTCCAGGGGGCAGGGGTCTGCTGTTGCTCCTGGTGCCCCCTCTGTCCTCCAGCAGAGCTTGGTCCAGGGCTTCCTCCCGCTCCACTATCCTCACTGCCGATACAAATGGTGTTGGGTTTTGTCGGGCCAGAGCCAGAGCACTGCTCACCACTGCCCAGAGCTCCTTACCTGCAGGGACAGGGTGGAGGTTGAGGATATTAGAGACTCATCCTGGAACTGgtctttttttcattaatgCTGCTGATCTTCATAGCACTCACTTCTCCCTGCTTTTATCGAGGTTAAACACAAGATATAGTGTTACGTTATTGTCTTTACGTAATTTAGGTTATCATTAGACAGACCCTCAGATTAACATGTTGACAGATGTTGAGCAAAGAATATATAAGGCCAAAGGAATGGCGGCTTGCTTTGGGGAAGCAGCTGAAGTTCAGAACTCCTCCTCGTCTCAGAGGTCACAAAGAACATTGTGTTGTTAGAACTGACAATGCTGTGGGGGCACCTGGAGGAAGTCAGTGAGTGGAGGAAGACTAAAGATGAGTTAGTTGCCAGACATAGGGCCTGAAGGAAAGGTACATGCCTATCAAGACTGCAGGTCCATCACTTTCTAAAGCCTTGCATGCACTGGGTATCAACGAGTTGGGAGAGGAGCTTCACAAACATCACTGAGGCAGCAGAGAAAGCCTTGAGATGGAGCACACTGACACAAGTCAACATCTAATCCATCTCAGCTGGGTCATCTGGGCAAGGCTGATTCTGATAAGAGCTGGAAAACCCAAAGACCCCAGGTTACGTCACTGGTGAAGGGTTCAATGACATCCAAGATGCATCTGCCATCAGTCACATGGTTTCCCCTGTTCCACCATGACAACCAAAAAAcctaataataagaataatatgaatagtgaaaataataatatagcTGTACAACCTCCCTGGATCCAGTCAGCAGACTCACCAAAAAGGAACTATTCCAATGGAGGAGATTATTACTGGTAAACACAACTCCAGGTGAAGGCTAATGATACACAGGATCAGCTGTATGTATACTGCAAATACAACTGTCTGCCAGTCTGCTGCTGTCAGGTTTTtctgctgcccccaagtggTGAAATAACtctataaactttaaaaatgtatattgtagCAATGTATAAAATGAAGAGACCTTTCAAGGGTGTAACCTATTGAAGCCATGtcagaaaaaataagaaaagatcaGTACTATGTTATATCATGAAAACAAGGTGTTCTTTCATGCTATAACATATTTTACTGctatattgtatatattgtatGCGTTCAACATACAAACTTATAACTCCATAACAACTTTTCTCgataataatacataatttaGAATGAGCCAAATTGAACTGAACTTATATTACTGAGATGATGTTCTCACCCAAGGCATCTACAAGCCGCCCAACACCACAGAAAT encodes the following:
- the exoc3l1 gene encoding exocyst complex component 3-like protein; the protein is MSAGDQKNGGDKPGDTVPVAEVWAEVERAECLARGAALKWASGVFCRPEHLERLSQYKKRESQRTASIHTRLKSMVQSYLEGVGWGLEQLQEAGAELREVSHTLKKAGLESNQNANGVKPLERLREVSVNHSQLLAAVSNLPRLYSVHSLVLETERLVESRRLLEAHARLMDLEHWQDDILWQLHGAAGMAGSAISNEDKELVAKYFCGVGRLVDALGKELWAVVSSALALARQNPTPFVSAVRIVEREEALDQALLEDRGGTRSNSRPLPPGRPRCWRACLFQVLEEAVSARFRSVSYLHTRGPGLAGHLAALQHATMADLATVRHLLEHCVPPHYRLTGAYLRASHRCLHAHLAQVSSWDLESGEIFAVLNWVLHIYNSPDMMGHPELVTEMEKEELGPLISIEGLERLQGKYVHSVRKSVSEWMHKALQVELQDWQRDQEPDTDHEGFYQTSLPTIITQMLEENARVALMIGESLRDQTIQMGLYEMENLLNRFREALVEFGKEHRRAQSNDKNKFYLHYLLASISNCIILKRSTESLQQQQSSRSAGQFSRTPPNPLAALDRSVRRACRLVIDQLLLDLQPLLPGLLTRPWLVQGDPTPKLCHVLEHHLELYGRVRPPCRQRLQEEAQWLMVVEYVRALMQKRLVCRNSDERRQLAQQMVQDDQLFREILHSLEGDGSAPDVNPLALLPVLADFIRLKDTAMLTLEVSGLAAKYPDISEEHVSVLLDIRGDVSRDIRWAVLDLLEQSAPPLPAGYRPIFTDILVPPTTMAFCLPTAKCA